The nucleotide sequence taacttttttttgttctttttcgtgtcttttttttctctctgtctctgcttaggAAAGaaaatgtgtgtgcatgcatgagggggaaagagggtgagagtgaaatgaaagaggagagagaaaaagagatcaAATGTGAAATTATTTCCTGTAAATTATTCCTGTAAGAGTACACTGTAAACAATAACGTGCTATCCCTCCTCATTCCCCTTGATCACGCTGCAGCCTTTTAAACAGtcaaccacaccatcttcctccaatgcctctccccCATTCACCAGCTGGTGGAAATCCCCAAACTGTGGAAGGGGATAGGGAAGAatagagagtgttagagagaatgAATATAAAGCAAAAGGCAAACACGAGGGataatgaaagagaaagagagtgacttaCACAAGAGAAACTGAAAAGTAATGCATGATTCTGAAAGTGAAACTTAATGGTGGAAAATGAAAATAAGATACAGACAGTGATAGAGCAGGAACCAAGCTAGAATATTGTCAGCAACTGGTTTATAAACGTACTAATGGGCAATCATTTTACAGTGTACTCTTACAGGAATAATTTACAGGAAATAATTTCACATTtgatctctttttctctctcctctttcatttcactctcaccctctttccccctcatgcatgcacacacattttCTTTCCTAAACGATTTCTCTACAGTCCTCTCTCGGCATAAACTTGGTGTACAATAACATCTCCCAAAATGTTAGGCATATAAGAGAAAGGATAAGCTGGAAATAGTAAATTAGGGGAGGGGAAGACCAAAAACAGAGTCAAAAAAATGAATCTTGAACAGGCTTTTAAAGGGGGAGGGAAGTAATGAGGCaatttattgctgaaaaagaaacaaattaaaTCCCTTATCCACTGCAAAAAGAAATACTTGTACAAAGAAATTGTTAGGGGTCATGGAGGAGGGTCTTTTCAAAATGTAATGCTTTGTATAGAATACAGAGGCTTTTGatttaatttattttgaaattttGGTTTTACATAAACCTTAACCTTAATATAAAGAGAATCTGCTAATTGTAAATTAATTGTATGCAGGTCGTGAGTGTTAGCTGGGGATTCATTTGTGCTTCTATAAATAGACACAGACTGAAACTGCAGTTGTGGGGTTGAATTGTATGCTTATAATGTTCATATCTGTAAATGCTTATAAAAGTACATCAAGACTGGCTCCAGTTCTATTggtcaccaactggctttctggaatataagAGCTGTtacagaaaaacattttttttttatataagaaGTGACTtcacaattattttctttttagGTTTTTGGGCTGACCATACACCTGTGCATGAAGCAGTCAAAGAAGGCGAGATCTTTAAACTGAAGCAATTGATTGAAAATGGTGCTTGCGTGAATTTACTTACTGTAGACTCCATAACCCCATTGCACGAGGCGAGTCTGCGGGGGCAAATCCAATGCGTACAAATGCTGCTTGCTGCAGGAGCACAGGTAAAGTCTGGGTTTTCATTCATTAACTGTCATGTGTTTGTGTTATTCCTCAATAAGTAGGTTTCTGAGAGAAACAAGCGAGGAGAAGAGTCATGGCTTGTAGTACAGAACATGGAGATAAGATCCTGTAACTTGAGTGTTCTCGTTACTTGAATTTTGATCACTCGCAGCTTGTAAGGAGAAGGGAAGACCCAGGCAGGTCAAGCGTTCCATAATTTGAAAGCTAAGGGAAAGAGAAAAATTGGAGGTGTGTGTAATCTCAATCTCAACATGATGGAGATATAGGAAGAAGCAAGTGTGTAGGATGTAATATTTGGTCCCCAAGAGGAACATGCTAAGATAAGCATTAACTCTGTTGATAACGGGAGAGGAAAAAGGTTGTGAGAGAAGCATCTTCTATCTGATTACAAGTGTTTTCTTGTGCCCTGTTTAGACGTGCAAAAAGAGTTGCTAGATGATTCGGGTGCAACAGTCAAGTTCAAAAAAAGGGCTTGTGCATATCACTGAATCCAGGATATATCGaagttttggaaaaaaaattgatATATCTTCACCTGAGATCTGAGACATTCGGCAATGTCTAAATCAATTCTGCCTCCAatgcttttcagactggaggagctTACCAATATTTAGAGGCTGCAACATCTTAAGTGAATAAATCTGTTGCATGTTGTGGTGCTGAGACCAGAAGGCACAGGCTCAGTTTCTGGTTTATACTAATGGCATGCTACTATTGTACATGGTATTCTAGGGTTAGGAAGTAGAAAATTAGCTAGAAAAGTAGTACgtggaattttcttcctcagagcagtggaagcagggtcgttgaatattgttaaggctgggttagatagattcttgatttaacaaaggagtcaaagggggTAGAaatgaaagtggagttgaggccacaatcaggtcgaccatgatcttgtcaaatggtgaagcatgctcgaggggctgaatggcctactccttctaattcttatgttcgtatgtaaaAACCTGCTTTCGAAGCTGTTCCCATTCAAAACCCAACAGAGACTGGTtggaccaaatggtctgtttctgtcaTAACTTATAAATTTACCCATGTACTACATACGCCAGCTAGCTTCACTCAATATGAATTCCATCAGCGTTTTCCAGATTAACATTGAGCAGCTTCAGCAAGTTGAACAATGACTGTTACTCTGCAGTAAGCCTCAAATCCTAGCTTGAGTCAGCAACctcatgagggtgaggggggagggggaggggggagggggagggggggcgcagAAAAGGTGAAAATGTCTCAGCGAGGAAAGAGCAAGGAGCTCTATGGATCAATTACTATATGTACAGGGAAACTGGTGACTGAATCATGGCATTTACAATCTCATTCATGTTTGAACCATTGCCTCTACAGAACCTTTGTGCCAAGTGTTGGGTTAAACATTAATGGGAATAAATAGTGCCATGAATGTGAACAGGATCTTTCTCATGGGCATGTTTATCATTGGGTTCCGCCCAGCTTTGATGTGAGCTGAGGTTTGGCACCCAGTACCATGTGAAATTTGTACcatgtgtactgagtacagagTGGTTGCCTCTTGTTTGGCAATTGTTGCAGAATTGTGGCTTAATTGTGCTTTGTGACACAGAACACTTCAGAGTGATATTAAAATTAGTTGCACTGCTCATACTGGTTGGGTGGCAGCAAAGTTTTGCAATAAAGAACATAAATTCCTCCTCCACGCTCTTGTGAAACTGGTGGATCGCCTGTTCAGCTGCAAGACTCCATGTTAGGTTCAATATGGTTTTAAATGCAGGAATTACAGGAGAAAACACATGGCAAACAAACCTGCGGTTCAGATAGAGTTTTGTGTGTGATGTGCTGAACTAGGTGTTGAAGTATTTTTGTTTGGTTCGTAGGAAGTTTGAGCTAATCAGAAAATCATGCCAATTTTTCTACTGTGCTCGAGTGCATTTTAAGATGTTACCCGTCACATGCAAGGTAGCTATATCTTCAAACAATTACGCCTCACATTTTGGAATTACTTCCTTAAAGTGTTCCTTCAGGTATTGCCCAATAATACAGCATTATGGAGCCATTCATGTGGGCACTCTGGAAATCTCCCAATTTCCCATAGAGCCAATCTTCTCCGAGGGGAGCAGTCACACCTAAGCACCTGATTCTGTTCATTTGGTTGACTTTTGAATAAAGCCACCCAGATTTTGTTTCTCAGTACGCCCTATTAGTTGGAATTTTTTGTGCATGTTTAGCCTTAAACATTTTCTGCTCCCAAAGTTGCTGGAACCTGAGAACAGGAATCGGTCATTTAACTCCTTGAGcctatgagatcatggctgatgtttaGCCCTATGTAACAGCACAGTGAGGATAGCAAGACATGTGAGACCTTGGCGAACAACAGAGCAACCAGTGTATCTCCGTTTGCCTTGGCTGgactaaagaaccctgaatttatagtaaactgagaTGGGGTTACAGTAaacagattcaaccagttagctaattaactactcggctcctacagctgagagtgaatttaccctgtctaaactgcaagaaaggAAGAACTTAGCCAGTTTACAcaatactttccagttactgctaattacaaactagattagattttaagagcaaaatttaagaacaaaattaacacttccCCTCTCACctaactccaagtcttcactcagctcagctgcactccattttctctcagaaggtaagtgagtctttggaactttcttcctcaaaaagcagtggaagcagagtctttgaatattttagaggcagagctagatagattcttcattAACAAAGGAGTGAAAtgttatcgggagtaggcaggaatgtgggattggagctacattcagattagccatgattttattgaatggtggagaaggttcAAGGGGTCGAGTGGTCTACCCCCCTCCTACTTTGTATGTTCATTTGTTAATGAATTAGATtaaaggattgagaaataaacagaggaaTGACGGAGAAAGCACTATAGTGGGTGAACTCAGTGCTGAATTGGATACACAAAGAGAACATTAGATTCAGGGAGATTATGGTAACAAAGAAAAAATCTCCTAAAATTCACAACCTGAAGAAGTGAGACTTCACAGTTCTAATTGTTCATGTTCTGGGTAAAGTGGTTGATAGGCACATGTTGACAATTATTACATCATTAAATGGGTACTTACCCAGTGAATTACTAGATTTAATTTTTTTGTGTGTTTAGTGGACAATTAATGCACATATTCAGCAACATCAAACATCATGGGAAGGGCGAGCATGAGATGATTTGTGAAGCTAATGGCAGACTGGCACAAATTGGCTGGCAACATGTGCCCATTTACAATTCATGTAGTGAGGCAGAGCTACCGCAAGTTACAGGCCGATATAGTGGCGAGTGTCATTCAAGTGCTATTATTTGTTTCAGCAATATACGGGCCATTATGTACATTTTACTCCTGAAGACCACGATATGAAATTTTTAAACTCTATGATAGCCAATAAGTCAAATTAAGAGGTACACATTAAGTAACGGAGTTCTAATGATAGACAGTCCCACCCAGCTTCTCACCCCTTCCCACCCTCATTCTTATTTTGGTTGCTTCAGATTAAGAAGCGATTATAATGACCTAAATTTGTAACCCCTATTTCCTCACTGCTCTGAAAGCAATGTTTCTCACAGGTTCTGGCAGCTGCAACCTAGAGGTAAACTGGAGGTATTCTTTCAGTGTTGACAAGGCTGTGTTTACCTGACCCTCGGCTGTTTGATTGGCCTGGGAATTGGAGGAAACTTTTTCTCTTGCCGATATTGTGACCTATGAGCCTTAGACACAGTAACTGTTTTGCTGCAGAGTGATTTCAACTGAATGCAATCTTCAGGCCCTCGTTCGCTGCTGAAAGCATCGTGTTACCCCAGGAAGCATGTGTGGAATTTGCACTGAGTGAGGAAATGTTCTCAAGTAATGTGAGCTCAGAAGCTCAAAACATGTTTATTTGATTAAAGGGTGACACAACATTGAAGCTTATTGATTTACCacattaatgatttttttttttattcattcatgggatgtgggtgtctctgactaagctagcatttaatgcccatccctagctgcccttgagaagctggtggtgagctgccttcttgaaccgctgcagtccgtggtgtaggtacacccacagtgctgttagggagggagttccaggattttgatgcataACCTTTTCACACCATAGATTCTCTACACCGCCAATGAATCTGGTCTTTGCATcttgggaaagagagagggcctTAGGTTTTAAATAGTGCTTTTGACCCCTtagaatgtcccaaagtacttttttgaagtgtagctactgttgacacataggaaatgcagcaatctGTGTGTGTACAGcaacatcccacaaacagcaatgtgaatgaCCCTTAATctgtttgtgatgttggttgaggagtatatattggccaagacagtggggagaactcccttgctctttgaatagtgccatatgattttttttttacatccacaTGAAAAGGCTTGTGGGACCTCGATTTAGCACTCATTTGAAAGGTGGTACCTCTGACAGttgagcactccctcagcacattGTTTTCTGTTCCCATGCAGTGCCCATGTACGTACAGATGTGCCCAGTGAGTTTCCTTACTTGACTGGAATCTGTGGCAGATAATCCTTATCTTTTTTTAATGACAGATtcaagaaagatagagagagtaaTGTGATGGACAATTAACATCCGTTCATTATTATTTCAAACTATTACCAGTGCACAAAGTCCCACTTTAGAAAGCTTATATGCAAAGAACTCCCAAGGGATCTTAAACAAGTGCCTGTCCAGGTTATTCACGGTACTTCTTGAAGGTAGCTGAAGTTCCTAACATTgtaccctttttttaaaaatagcattttaaaaataaacatgcaACACCTGAGATCTTGCTGAGTTTAAATTTGATGACCTGAAGGTTATAAGATATCCAAcaaacaaattcccaaatatagTTACATCCAAACAGAGCCTTATTCTTAGTCATGTTCAGTCAGCAAATTCTTGTTTCTCAACTTTGCTGTTCCTGAATTATGATTTTATTCTCGAGTGTTATTATGATCAAAAGAATAGACCCGGAGGGCTCCAGTTTAAactagtttttttttttctctacttGTTGCTTAGCCACAATTGCCACAATAGCTTCACTGTCCTGTATTAAAACAGCAATCTGAAATGTAACTATCCTCCTAAAATCTGTGCCTCAGGTTGATGCCAGGAACATTGACGGGAGTACACCACTTTGTGATGCATGTGCAGCGGGCAGCATTGAATGTGTCAAGTTACTGTTGAACCACGGAGCAAAGGTGAACCCACTCTTCTTCGCCGCATCACCGTTGCATGAAGCCTGCATGATTGGTAACTCAAGTATCATTTACTTCCTTACTTACCAATTCGTTAAAATGTATGTTATGTAACTGAGAGAAATGGGACACTTCAACTTCACCCCTCTCAATACCAAgcgacaacaatttgcatttgtaaTCGCTGTCTTTTGAAGTGGTAAAACACCACAAGGCGCCTGCAAAGTAATGTTgtcaaacaaaaattgacactgagcccaCGTCAGGAGAGATTAGGACGTGGCagcaaaggcttggtcaaaggtgTGCGTTTTAGGGGAACGTCTTTGaggaggagagatggaggagaaaCACAGAGAAAGGGAAGTCCCAGAGCTtcaggcccaggcagctgaaggcacagtcacaaATGAAGGAGTGATTAAAAGTTGGGAATGtgcaagtggccagaattggaggtgcGCAGGGGTTTAGGCTggaggaggtgattacagagggtggggggtggggtgacatGAGAAACATCTGATACTATCGACTGCGTTTACGATAAAGACATCCTTGTTCAAATCCGTAAACATACGACGTGGTTATTCATTTCCTTCCATTAGCTGCCCCTAGTTAGCTATAAACCTAGCACTCCCACTACCAGCCTCTACAATGTCAAATATTCCTCTGATATTATTTTTCACGGTGAGCCTGTTTAATGGCTTTGAAATTTGTCACTGGAAAGTATTGAAGGTATTTGATTTCCTCCTAGCTAACAAAATGGACTGGTCTCTGCTGATTTTTGCACGGGGCCCAACCATTGCTGAATGTATGTCACTGGGAGAAGCAGCACCACAAAGTAGATGTATTCATCGGTGATATCCCATGTGGTGGGTTATTGACCTCTTGAGGTAGGCCAATTTGGGAGCGGGTGCAGCAGTTGTTTAAGACTTCTCTGcacagagagaagggggggaTTTGGagacaaaccccccacccccccgccctcccaGAAGGGGAATgaagcagtaaaaactgggagataagaatactggtctgaactggtctcgCACACCTTAAAATAGAACACCAGTGAAAACTGGGATATAAGAGCATTGGTCTGacctgctttttttttttttctcccttctgGGCCTGGAACAATCCACCTGtgctgtgagagggagaagagagggcgTAAAAGGATACAGGTGGCTTTGTTTTAATTCCTATGATTTCCTCTGACTTTTGTTTCAGGTAGTGCAGAATGCATGAAACTGCTCATCGACGTCGGCGCAAATCTGGA is from Carcharodon carcharias isolate sCarCar2 chromosome 13, sCarCar2.pri, whole genome shotgun sequence and encodes:
- the LOC121285983 gene encoding ankyrin repeat and SOCS box protein 13-like isoform X5, coding for MESGSGSGSSNGGGGGGSRAFRRGMGDIGFWADHTPVHEAVKEGEIFKLKQLIENGACVNLLTVDSITPLHEASLRGQIQCVQMLLAAGAQVDARNIDGSTPLCDACAAGSIECVKLLLNHGAKVNPLFFAASPLHEACMIGSAECMKLLIDVGANLEAYDCHFGTPLHVACARPHIDCAKLLLSSGANVNSAKLHETALHLAAKAKNVDLIKMLIDYGANVYAQDNRGRMPLDYTQSGSPSSECLEYYQS